Sequence from the Notamacropus eugenii isolate mMacEug1 chromosome 6, mMacEug1.pri_v2, whole genome shotgun sequence genome:
TATTTCACCAAGGCATTCAGACACTCTTTTGGACAGTATTCATCTGGATTCATAACTGGTTGAAAGACTAAGCCAAGACGAGATAATTAACACACTAATGTCAATCTGCGTGATCTTTTCATGCCTTTATCCCTCAGCCCTCTTCTAGTCAACATCTGAAGCAATGGCTTAGATGAGGATATAGATTGCATGGTCATCAGATATGCTTATGATACTAAATTGGGACAGGAAGACTGCTCATTTTTTGGACCATTGAGTCAAAATTCCCCCAAAAGTCAAGGCTTGAATAAGAGATTCTATATAATAAGTTGAAATTTAATAAGGGATAACTATAAAGTCCTGTTCTTAAGTTAGATAATGAATGTAGGAAGGTGTGAATGAGCAGTTGTTCATGTGGAAAAGAAACTGGGTTCTTATCACTGTTTGATGAGGCTGCAATAAAGGTTAATCTTGAACTACTTTAACAGAATCCTGGGGTCCAGAATAttcatcctctttcctctcttcccacgaCTACCATCCTCATACAGACACGTTACCATCCAACTGTTACCTTACCAACAGGGCTTATTTCTTCTACTCTATTCCCTTTCCAATTATGCTTTAGATCACTGCTAAATTTCTCTTGCATGCATGGATATACATTCCtatgctcaaaaaaaaaatctttgcctaTTGTCTGTTGAGCTGAATTCATACTCCTCTGCCTGACATTCAAAGCAGCCCATAATGCTTGAAACATACCTGATCTTCTTAGTAGTTTCTAATGTTTTTCTCCTGCAGAGACGCTACACTCCTGTCAAATCAGGCTAGTTTTTATCTCCTGCACACAAcctgttttcctgactctatgctTTTACTCACACTGTTCCTTATCACTACAAtaatctcctttcctcttttcaccTGGTGAATTCCCAACTGTAacaactcaaatgctacctttcCCACAGGGCTCTCCCTGATCCCTCAGTTGCCATTTTAAAATGACCCTTTCCACTTTGGGACTCTGGAAGCACTTTGTTTTATGCCTAAATAACTGgtgaatttatttcatatttgtattatttGCATAGGGTGACTATTCCACTTATCCATGTATATGTCCCATCTACCTTTTAGATTTTAGCTTTAGCAAGAGCCATAAGAAACAAAACCCTAAACTTTCTATCTTTCTCTAAACACTCAGCACATTACTCTGCTAAATAGTAATGttgtttgataaatatttgtcaaattaaaGAAGGTTCAACTATCCCCCTATTAGAGGAAATACTGATAAGTCCAAACCTACCACAAAGAGGGCAGTCAGGTTACAAACAATGTCATATGAGAATGAATTGAAGAAACTGGAGGTGCTGTTATTGTGGTGTTTTTCCAGAGATGAGCTAGGAAGACTGTGATAAtaagatcatagacctagagctggaagggaactcagaggtccCTAGTCTGAccctctcgttttacagatgagaaaactgaggcccaatgagcTTAGATCACAGAAGTAGATCATTAGAGGTAGCACTTGAACCTATACCCTCTGAGTGCAGAGCTTATGCTTTTTCTACCATATCATGTTACCCAACTGTCTTCAGATATCATAAGGGAAGAATGGAGTTATTCTGTGCAACTTCCAAAAGTAGAACTAGACCAATGGGTGGAAGTTATTAAAGGAAGTTTTAACTAGGAAGAATTTCCTAATGATAAAGATGACCAACAATGAGATAGGTTTCCCCAGGAAGTAGTCAGTTCTCCATCACCAGAGGTGATTATGCAGAAGATGAATGACTAGTTGTCAGGGATACTAAAGACCAGATTCATGTTTCTggtaggggttggactagattacctctaaggtccattctgaCTCAGTCATCTGATTATCCTGAAGGCCAGCAGAGAGCCACTGAATACTTTTGGGTAGGAGCATGATGACTCACAGCTGGACTTTAAGATTCTATCTGGTAAAGGGATGGGATATTAAGGAATCTACTACAGAACTTTTTAACCACCTGATCCTCTGTTGATAGAACCCCCTACTGGACTAAGTACTATTTGGGACCCCAGGAATCTCCATAACTCTGGAAGGGGCATGTTCAATCAAGGCAATACCTTATCCAACCTAAACATAGGAACATGACTTGTGCCTTGGGGCAGCGTTCTAGGAAGTCTCAAATTCTACAATCAGTAAATAAGCATCATAGATCTAAGGAGGTGAGATGTCTCTGAGTGAGCTCAAATGAAGATATCCATCTAGCAGTCCATACCACAGAAAACCTAGTTACTTTGCTCAAaggaggaaatatattttacagagaaaatacCATTTTTCCTATTCCTAGAATCAGGATTTAACTACTTATGCCTAGGGAGTCAAACAAATCCCCGCATATTAGCCAGGTAGAGTTTTTACACGAAAACTTCTAATGATTGATTAATAACATTTTGTGATGTCACTGAGGTTAAGAACTGTGTTTGATGGTCAGCTAATTCAACCATTACTTAGGtcctgaaaaaagaaacaaaaaactatGGGTTATCCCATAAGCCTCTATGGAAACATCCAATGTCCTCTGCAGTAGTCCAATCCTACCTAGAACCAATCACTCTTTATTGGGTAGGCAATATCTTCCTAGCTTTAGACACCCAAATGTCTGCCCATTTTGTTGAGGGCATCATTGACAATATCAAGTTCATGTCGAAGTTCATTGACCACGCTGGCAATGCTCTTGGTGTCCTTCAGAATCTGAATACTTTGTGTGTATGGGTTGTACTTCACACCAAAAGGGCGCTTGATAGTTTTTGCAAATTCTCTAAAGAGAtaacaataaagagaaaaaatcaatTTCCAGGAAAGACTATGAAAAGCACTTAAAATACAAACGTATAAGCAACATTCTCATACTACCCCTGTTAATAGACAGTATCCTTTTTGGCTTAGGATCTTATCTCAAAAAGGTACATATATTCTGGCTTGTCATTGTTCACCATGCACACAAAGGCTTCTGAATCTATTCTTGTGCCCAAACATAGGTCCATTCTTATGCCTAAAATGTATACCCTTCTCCCTCCACATCACAGAATCTGTAGCTTCCTTCAAACCCAAATCAAGTGATACTTTCCATTGCAAGCCTATCCTGATGACTTCAGAGTAGCTAGGACCCTCCTCACCTTTCCAAAAttacttgtatatattttgtatttaattttctatgtacatattattttccCTGCCAGAATGTAAGATCTGTAAAGGCaaagactatttcacttttgtattccCTAGTGCATGGTATTTAGTACTTCTTTAATAAGTACTTCTTGAGTGGGTGgagtgggtggatggatggacaggtagatgaatgaataaatgaatgacaagCAGCCTTTTGAGAAAAATGATTGGTATCTTTACCCCTGGACTCTTTCTAGGATTCTAAAGGCTATCAAGTACTTTACTGTGAATAAATGGACAAGGGTACATCTAGGATCATGGGAAGTCATATGCACATGAGAGTAAAATTCACTATGATGTTAAAATCAGTAAAGGAATTATTCCCAAGCTCCCCAAACATCCAATAGCTTCTCCTAATTATTCTAAATGGCCATCGTCAGATCTGCCTTTtgtagaagagaagggaaagagacagacaaactctacctcattttctcctttgcctcttcAAAGCTTTCAGATACAAAGTAGACTTCCTGGAAAGTTGTAATGAGGCACTCCTGCTTGCAGGTAATCTTAGGATCGAAGGGTTTCACTTTAGCTTGTTCAGAGAGGGCATGCTAGGGGACAAGTCCAGAATCAGTAAAGCAAAGAATGCAATTCTGTAATACATTTCTTAGAAATTATGTATTATAAAAAGTACCTGTTTAACTAAGTTGCGCTAGATGCCAGGAATTAAAGAATTTCATGTTAAGAAacaggatcatagctctagagctgaaaggaacctcagaggccatggagtccaaccctcttattctacagataatgaaactgaggcccagagatgtatTCAGAATCGACTTCCTCATCACCACCTCCTCGCTTCCCTGACTTCCAAGTCTCACCTAAGctcttaccttctacaagaagctttctCCAAGACCCCTTAATCTCAGCATCTTTTCTCTGAAACTACACCCAATTTAtcatacagatagatagacagacatatgtatacatatacacattatacatagttgtttgtatgttgtcttctccaaaaGACTATGAgatccctgagagcagggattatcttttacttttctttgaacCTCAGAGCATAACACAGTGTTTGACACGTAGCatacccttaataaatgcttattgatttatttttattcccattttataggtaaaaaaTAGAAGGGGTGCATTGCTAACAAACAGGTCACAGTCAGTACAAGTCGTAAtcggaatttgaattcagatctttctgattctgacaAGCTTTCTTTCTAGTAAATGACTTCTATTTtctttaatagtaataataatagactATTTTCTAGGTTGATTGTGGacagataaatataaattatttctatCACAAAATGACGTTTCACTCTCAAAGAGATCCACACTTAATAACTTAGGACATGACTTCAAATGGACTTCTGTCAACATTCTTAGGGTCAAAGATCAGCAAAtggtatcatagatttaaatctgggAGAGATCTTTGTGGTCATTAAGTCCGACCCTTCTCCCCATTTcatgaatgaggaaactaaggcacagagaggttaaaggacttgcctaaATCATACAATTTGCAAGTATGTAAGAAAGGATCTGAACCGGGTCTTCTTCATttgagtccagtgctctatccatcatACAATTCTGTCTCTCATCTTCTAATTAGATTCCTGTCTTGATAATatagttcttaacctggggtccatgaacttggtgtgttttttttaatatttggctgacatttcaatgtaattgactCTCTTTggaattctatatattttatattatgcttttaaaaacattattgcttttaatgtgcatttttaaatgacatttaaaaagttaagaacccctatcCTAAATACATGTAGATGGAAATTCAGGATGCCAACCACAGGATAATggtagacatttttaaaaatcctgctGGAGAAACAGTACCTCAGTCTACCTAAGATCTTTATATAGCTTCTGTCCCAAGGCCATGTTTGGTGTCCCTCAATGTGCTTTCCAGATTGGGTGACTATTTAATTTACCCAAATACTTCAAGTCCTGTTtataaaagaaatcttaaaaatgaaaatccttATGGTTCTTACTTTGAGTTCACTGATGGAAGAGAGTAGCCCAGCACCATAAACCCTCAGCTGTCCTCCTTGCTTGCATAAGCCAAATTCCACAGTGAAAAAGTAACACTTAAAAAAAGTGcaagaaaaatgtatttgttaAATTGGTCCCCAAATCACTCTGTTTAACAAACATTACATCATGCTCTTAAGCACCAAGTCCAATCATTTTAAATAGGGCAGTTGTGTTCATGCCAACTACTAATATCCTGACTAATAGAACCACGGAGCTAGAAATGATTAGATCTATACCGTAGCCAGCTTTTGCACTGCCTCATCCGATGCTCCGAGGGATGCCAAGCCAATTTCCTGGGAGAACTGAGCAAAGCTAGGTTCAGCCAGAAGAGGGACATGACCTAAGAGTTCATGACAGGTATCCCTGGAAAATGAATAGAATTAAGCATAACACACCATGATACTTGATGACAAAGCAGGATAAAAGTGTGTAACTATTGACTTTAATTCTgcagaaagtaatttttttcacattatcttaatTTCACCTCACAAGGGAAAACTGGACATTTAATAGCTTAGGAGTCAGAGGGTAGCTTCAAAGAATTTATTTCTAACGGATTATGTGATATTAACTGTGGTATTAGATCCCAAAGGGCATGAAGGCACATACAATTACTGTATTTGTTGAGGTGAGGATCTATGATTTACtcagtgtagggaactcccagtatggcaactccctctaccaatagaGATCAAAACCCATCATTGACTTAGCATATGATTACTAGGGAGTTATTTGAggaacataggatcataaatttggagctgaaaaggaccttagagatcattgagcCCAATCCTcccattccacagatgaggaaacaaacaccaagaggttaagtgacttgccctggggtATACAGCTAACAAGTTTCGGGatgcagggtttgaacccaggtcctcatgactccacATCCTgccttctatccattatgctgTAAAGATGTTTGCTGAATATTGCAGTTCTACAGAACGAGGATTTTGTCATCATCAAGCAACAACACTTACGGCTCTGGAGTGTAGAGAGGGTCTGAACTGTGTCTCACATACTGGGTGCAGTGAAAAACACGGAATGCTAAACCTGCTAAGAAGTCTCTTGGTGACAAGTAGCCAGCCACTGGGCGGATGGAAAAACCTGTGCGCTCTGACATATAAAGAAGAAATGCTCAAGAAAAGGCTTTGAACCTTCAACATTTTCATTCTAGGTacgataataatgataatagtgacTATTAACATgtatactataatatataataattatatataaatacgtgtgtatatgtaaacatgCTTATATACGTGTgcgtgtacatacacacacacatacagtgcttactatgtgaaaggcactgtattaagtgctttacagttatctcacttcatcctcacaataatcctgggaagtaggtgctattattatcatccccattttacagatgagaaaaatgaggaaattggaggttaagtgacttgtccagggtcatccaTATTATAagtttctaaggctggatttgaactcaggtcttcctgcttcaggACACATTACCCTatcccactgcaccatctagctgcccagatCAGAGGTCCTATTGATCTCAATAGTCTATCTCTGGCAATGACAACAAGGGACATTTGGTGAAACACCATGGCTTTCTTCCTTGCCTTTAGCCTCAGAAAGTTCTCAGCTTCCGTGCTCTCCCTCGATACTATCATCTGTGTGTACATTCTGCTCTAAATTCTTCCTGAAACTATGCAGGTTTTCAGCTGGTGGAGGGGATAGCCACATAAATGATTGCACTAAATTATATTCTTAGTATATATTATGACTCATTATTATAATACGttgttatagctagcatttacctAGTGCtgtaagatttgtaaagcattttacacgcgttatttcatttgatcctcatgtcGACTCTACAAAGTAGGTGCTGAAAGAggttagctagtaagtgtctgaggctagttttAACTCAGTtcgtcctgactccaaatttatcATTCTTTGCAATGAGTCCCCTAGCCACCTAATCTACTACCCTAGTGGTTTACTcaatattaaattttataaatatatatatgtttatatatgtatgtatgtatttaaatagCAGGATAATAACTTGGTCTCAGAATTATTGCTACCTGAACTCCATTGAAAATACACGAACAAGATTACAATTACAAGCTGCAGAAGTACCTCCCCTTGGAGGTCACATAATTTAACTTCCCATCATGTATTTCTATTGCAAAGATACATAGCAATTTGTATCCTCTTTACTCTTTTTTGGGGAAGTGTTATACTTCTAACATTAAGAAAATAGCATAGTTAATATTCAGTATAGCATGTCTTTACACTGAACATAAACATGTCACCTTTTAAGAAGCGTGAGACATCTTCCAGTTGAGGGATATTGTCTTCCCGATACCCACAGTGTTTGGACAGCAAAGGTAAGTTTTTGAGATATTCTCTGCAAGCATGGGTTGGGTAGAGTTTATTGAGCTCTCGGAACACAGTTCCCCAAGTCTTTATCTCTTCTTCAGTGAAGTCAATCTTAGGAATGGGGTCACCACTAAATGAGATGAAACACAGGTGTTATGTTTTTGAATTGAAAATCAAGATATAATTGACATTGATTTTACTTGCTTCAATTTGGTTAATTGCAAACAAAGACCATTTGTTCTCCATGTGTTACTTCACTATTGTCTCacagtttgatattttttttaatcatagacTTACTGCTTGTAATTCATAGCCAAGTCTGCAAAATATTTGCGTCTTTTACGGTACATGTTGTCTTTGAAACCCTGagatttggagagagaaaatatatttcaatattttttaaatgcttttagtTTCATGTCGATATTAGATGAAAAACTATACAATCTCTTCTGTATGTTAGGAATAagctttttaaaatcacattttaaaatgttttaatttttactaCTGCATtagttaaaataattgaaataaaaattaaattaaattaaaataaaataataactagcgtttatatgatgctttaaggtttgtaagatactttacaaatattcttatcTTCATATctttgggaggcaggtgctaatATGATCCTTatcttatagaagaggaaactgaggtagacagaggttaaatgagttacctagggtcacacagctagtaagtgtcagaggttgaatttgaattcagggctcGCTGGCCCTAAACCTAGCactctttctattgtaccattTAACTAAAACATTTGTCAAG
This genomic interval carries:
- the TPH1 gene encoding tryptophan 5-hydroxylase 1 isoform X2, coding for MLLRRGISLDSLQTGLQPLSQINKINGNMIEDNKENKDHSSERDRAAIIFSLKNEVGGLVKALKLFQEKHVNLVHIESRKSKRRNSEFEIFVDCDTNREQLNDFFDLLKSHTNVLSVNSPDAFSMQEDDMETVPWFPKKISDLDKCANRVLMYGSELDADHPGFKDNMYRKRRKYFADLAMNYKHGDPIPKIDFTEEEIKTWGTVFRELNKLYPTHACREYLKNLPLLSKHCGYREDNIPQLEDVSRFLKERTGFSIRPVAGYLSPRDFLAGLAFRVFHCTQYVRHSSDPLYTPEPDTCHELLGHVPLLAEPSFAQFSQEIGLASLGASDEAVQKLATCYFFTVEFGLCKQGGQLRVYGAGLLSSISELKHALSEQAKVKPFDPKITCKQECLITTFQEVYFVSESFEEAKEKMREFAKTIKRPFGVKYNPYTQSIQILKDTKSIASVVNELRHELDIVNDALNKMGRHLGV
- the TPH1 gene encoding tryptophan 5-hydroxylase 1 isoform X1, whose product is MVKKIKNQSNNNTPNHQEASLQINKINGNMIEDNKENKDHSSERDRAAIIFSLKNEVGGLVKALKLFQEKHVNLVHIESRKSKRRNSEFEIFVDCDTNREQLNDFFDLLKSHTNVLSVNSPDAFSMQEDDMETVPWFPKKISDLDKCANRVLMYGSELDADHPGFKDNMYRKRRKYFADLAMNYKHGDPIPKIDFTEEEIKTWGTVFRELNKLYPTHACREYLKNLPLLSKHCGYREDNIPQLEDVSRFLKERTGFSIRPVAGYLSPRDFLAGLAFRVFHCTQYVRHSSDPLYTPEPDTCHELLGHVPLLAEPSFAQFSQEIGLASLGASDEAVQKLATCYFFTVEFGLCKQGGQLRVYGAGLLSSISELKHALSEQAKVKPFDPKITCKQECLITTFQEVYFVSESFEEAKEKMREFAKTIKRPFGVKYNPYTQSIQILKDTKSIASVVNELRHELDIVNDALNKMGRHLGV